The Osmia lignaria lignaria isolate PbOS001 chromosome 14, iyOsmLign1, whole genome shotgun sequence genome has a window encoding:
- the LOC117605581 gene encoding zinc finger protein 703 isoform X2, with protein MSTRSSLVVIRSRSCKLDAKKSPLALLAQTCSQIGADSPSNKSLLGSLDKASSNKSSKSDQSREKSSPTVAPSSLESTKTNFKPYESCLAREKASTPDEQRSASSHSASGRSRTPGSGNKRCPSNQSVSSVRAVTPQGRKTATPNGDVARESPASRTSATGNLSSNQLEPTCSSSQPAVVSSPSLQAKPSYSPASVLAITDPSIKDLPLGTFKPGVSLASSTAAYLTYAPQLPIDAMASTLVSQHHASLKNGLIAGNPYLSYARLKSSSAPDTLMPVCRDPYCTGCQLNSHLFANGKLASTTTSTPTSCPAGCAQCDHKPAVAYGALGAAAYAHAQLAALAAASQLPYVCNWIAGDTAYCGKRFSTSEELLQHLRSHTTSSTSAATDPSAAALSLLSPSVGLPPTHPLFSRTYPTPPLSPLATARYHPYGKSSTLLPPSLSSLGLPLPPPHSHTPAGLPPYFSPYSLYGAPRLGAASGLPQ; from the exons ATGAGTACACGAAGTAGCTTAGTCGTGATTCGAAGCCGGTCGTGTAAG TTAGATGCGAAGAAAAGCCCGCTCGCGCTACTCGCTCAGACATGTAGCCAAATAGGAGCCGACTCGCCGTCCAATAAATCTCTGCTAGGCTCGTTGGACAAAGCATCGAGCAACAAATCTTCAAAGTCGGATCAGTCACGTGAGAAATCGTCGCCCACGGTAGCTCCATCTTCGTTGGAGTCAACCAAGACCAATTTCAAACCGTACGAATCCTGTCTGGCTCGGGAGAAGGCATCGACGCCTGACGAGCAACGATCAGCTTCTAGCCACTCGGCGTCCGGTCGATCGAGGACACCCGGTAGCGGTAACAAACGATGCCCAAGCAATCAGAGCGTCTCGTCGGTTAGAGCCGTAACGCCGCAGGGTCGAAAAACCGCGACGCCAAACGGCGACGTGGCTCGAGAGTCGCCCGCCTCGAGGACCTCGGCGACAGGGAATCTTTCCTCGAATCAACTTGAGCCGACGTGCTCGTCGTCTCAACCAGCCGTTGTCAGCAGTCCGTCGTTGCAAGCAAAGCCCTCGTACAGTCCTGCCAGTGTCCTAGCCATCACAGACCCGTCCATCAAGGATCTTCCATTGGGTACTTTTAAGCCAGGCGTCAGTTTAGCCTCATCGACCGCCGCTTATCTAACTTACGCTCCACAATTACCTATCGACGCGATGGCCAGCACTCTGGTTTCCCAACACCACGCCAGTTTAAAGAACGGATTAATAGCTGGAAATCCTTATCTAAGCTACGCTAGGTTGAAAAGTTCCTCAGCTCCGGACACCCTGATGCCCGTCTGCAGGGATCCCTACTGTACCGGCTGCCAATTGAACTCTCACCTTTTTGCGAACGGTAAATTAGCGTCTACCACGACTAGCACACCAACTTCCTGTCCTGCTGGCTGTGCCCAGTGCGATCACAAACCTGCGGTCGCTTATGGAGCTTTAGGTGCTGCTGCATATGCACACGCACAGTTGGCTGCACTGGCAGCCGCTTCGCAGCTTCCGTACGTTTGCAACTGGATCGCCGGCGACACAGCCTATTGTGGCAAGAGATTTTCCACGTCCGAAGAGCTGTTGCAGCATTTGAGAAGTCACACGACCAGCTCGACCAGCGCCGCTACGGATCCTTCAGCCGCCGCGTTGTCTCTGCTGTCTCCCTCGGTTGGATTGCCACCGACCCATCCATTGTTTTCCAGGACTTACCCCACGCCACCGTTGAGCCCGCTAGCAACCGCGCGTTATCACCCTTACGGAAAATCTTCTACATTATTACCACCGTCCTTATCGTCACTGGGTCTACCGCTTCCACCGCCGCATTCGCACACACCTGCAGGATTACCACCGTATTTCTCCCCGTATTCGTTGTACGGTGCTCCCCGCCTTGGCGCCGCCTCCGGTCTGCCCCAATGA
- the LOC117605581 gene encoding zinc finger protein Elbow isoform X1 — translation MLTSSANQYLRPEYLTPLPTTLDAKKSPLALLAQTCSQIGADSPSNKSLLGSLDKASSNKSSKSDQSREKSSPTVAPSSLESTKTNFKPYESCLAREKASTPDEQRSASSHSASGRSRTPGSGNKRCPSNQSVSSVRAVTPQGRKTATPNGDVARESPASRTSATGNLSSNQLEPTCSSSQPAVVSSPSLQAKPSYSPASVLAITDPSIKDLPLGTFKPGVSLASSTAAYLTYAPQLPIDAMASTLVSQHHASLKNGLIAGNPYLSYARLKSSSAPDTLMPVCRDPYCTGCQLNSHLFANGKLASTTTSTPTSCPAGCAQCDHKPAVAYGALGAAAYAHAQLAALAAASQLPYVCNWIAGDTAYCGKRFSTSEELLQHLRSHTTSSTSAATDPSAAALSLLSPSVGLPPTHPLFSRTYPTPPLSPLATARYHPYGKSSTLLPPSLSSLGLPLPPPHSHTPAGLPPYFSPYSLYGAPRLGAASGLPQ, via the exons atGCTGACTTCCAGTGCGAATCAGTACCTCCGTCCGGAATATCTCACGCCTCTGCCTACCACG TTAGATGCGAAGAAAAGCCCGCTCGCGCTACTCGCTCAGACATGTAGCCAAATAGGAGCCGACTCGCCGTCCAATAAATCTCTGCTAGGCTCGTTGGACAAAGCATCGAGCAACAAATCTTCAAAGTCGGATCAGTCACGTGAGAAATCGTCGCCCACGGTAGCTCCATCTTCGTTGGAGTCAACCAAGACCAATTTCAAACCGTACGAATCCTGTCTGGCTCGGGAGAAGGCATCGACGCCTGACGAGCAACGATCAGCTTCTAGCCACTCGGCGTCCGGTCGATCGAGGACACCCGGTAGCGGTAACAAACGATGCCCAAGCAATCAGAGCGTCTCGTCGGTTAGAGCCGTAACGCCGCAGGGTCGAAAAACCGCGACGCCAAACGGCGACGTGGCTCGAGAGTCGCCCGCCTCGAGGACCTCGGCGACAGGGAATCTTTCCTCGAATCAACTTGAGCCGACGTGCTCGTCGTCTCAACCAGCCGTTGTCAGCAGTCCGTCGTTGCAAGCAAAGCCCTCGTACAGTCCTGCCAGTGTCCTAGCCATCACAGACCCGTCCATCAAGGATCTTCCATTGGGTACTTTTAAGCCAGGCGTCAGTTTAGCCTCATCGACCGCCGCTTATCTAACTTACGCTCCACAATTACCTATCGACGCGATGGCCAGCACTCTGGTTTCCCAACACCACGCCAGTTTAAAGAACGGATTAATAGCTGGAAATCCTTATCTAAGCTACGCTAGGTTGAAAAGTTCCTCAGCTCCGGACACCCTGATGCCCGTCTGCAGGGATCCCTACTGTACCGGCTGCCAATTGAACTCTCACCTTTTTGCGAACGGTAAATTAGCGTCTACCACGACTAGCACACCAACTTCCTGTCCTGCTGGCTGTGCCCAGTGCGATCACAAACCTGCGGTCGCTTATGGAGCTTTAGGTGCTGCTGCATATGCACACGCACAGTTGGCTGCACTGGCAGCCGCTTCGCAGCTTCCGTACGTTTGCAACTGGATCGCCGGCGACACAGCCTATTGTGGCAAGAGATTTTCCACGTCCGAAGAGCTGTTGCAGCATTTGAGAAGTCACACGACCAGCTCGACCAGCGCCGCTACGGATCCTTCAGCCGCCGCGTTGTCTCTGCTGTCTCCCTCGGTTGGATTGCCACCGACCCATCCATTGTTTTCCAGGACTTACCCCACGCCACCGTTGAGCCCGCTAGCAACCGCGCGTTATCACCCTTACGGAAAATCTTCTACATTATTACCACCGTCCTTATCGTCACTGGGTCTACCGCTTCCACCGCCGCATTCGCACACACCTGCAGGATTACCACCGTATTTCTCCCCGTATTCGTTGTACGGTGCTCCCCGCCTTGGCGCCGCCTCCGGTCTGCCCCAATGA
- the LOC117605581 gene encoding zinc finger protein 703 isoform X3 — MQENLDAKKSPLALLAQTCSQIGADSPSNKSLLGSLDKASSNKSSKSDQSREKSSPTVAPSSLESTKTNFKPYESCLAREKASTPDEQRSASSHSASGRSRTPGSGNKRCPSNQSVSSVRAVTPQGRKTATPNGDVARESPASRTSATGNLSSNQLEPTCSSSQPAVVSSPSLQAKPSYSPASVLAITDPSIKDLPLGTFKPGVSLASSTAAYLTYAPQLPIDAMASTLVSQHHASLKNGLIAGNPYLSYARLKSSSAPDTLMPVCRDPYCTGCQLNSHLFANGKLASTTTSTPTSCPAGCAQCDHKPAVAYGALGAAAYAHAQLAALAAASQLPYVCNWIAGDTAYCGKRFSTSEELLQHLRSHTTSSTSAATDPSAAALSLLSPSVGLPPTHPLFSRTYPTPPLSPLATARYHPYGKSSTLLPPSLSSLGLPLPPPHSHTPAGLPPYFSPYSLYGAPRLGAASGLPQ; from the exons ATGCAGGAAAAC TTAGATGCGAAGAAAAGCCCGCTCGCGCTACTCGCTCAGACATGTAGCCAAATAGGAGCCGACTCGCCGTCCAATAAATCTCTGCTAGGCTCGTTGGACAAAGCATCGAGCAACAAATCTTCAAAGTCGGATCAGTCACGTGAGAAATCGTCGCCCACGGTAGCTCCATCTTCGTTGGAGTCAACCAAGACCAATTTCAAACCGTACGAATCCTGTCTGGCTCGGGAGAAGGCATCGACGCCTGACGAGCAACGATCAGCTTCTAGCCACTCGGCGTCCGGTCGATCGAGGACACCCGGTAGCGGTAACAAACGATGCCCAAGCAATCAGAGCGTCTCGTCGGTTAGAGCCGTAACGCCGCAGGGTCGAAAAACCGCGACGCCAAACGGCGACGTGGCTCGAGAGTCGCCCGCCTCGAGGACCTCGGCGACAGGGAATCTTTCCTCGAATCAACTTGAGCCGACGTGCTCGTCGTCTCAACCAGCCGTTGTCAGCAGTCCGTCGTTGCAAGCAAAGCCCTCGTACAGTCCTGCCAGTGTCCTAGCCATCACAGACCCGTCCATCAAGGATCTTCCATTGGGTACTTTTAAGCCAGGCGTCAGTTTAGCCTCATCGACCGCCGCTTATCTAACTTACGCTCCACAATTACCTATCGACGCGATGGCCAGCACTCTGGTTTCCCAACACCACGCCAGTTTAAAGAACGGATTAATAGCTGGAAATCCTTATCTAAGCTACGCTAGGTTGAAAAGTTCCTCAGCTCCGGACACCCTGATGCCCGTCTGCAGGGATCCCTACTGTACCGGCTGCCAATTGAACTCTCACCTTTTTGCGAACGGTAAATTAGCGTCTACCACGACTAGCACACCAACTTCCTGTCCTGCTGGCTGTGCCCAGTGCGATCACAAACCTGCGGTCGCTTATGGAGCTTTAGGTGCTGCTGCATATGCACACGCACAGTTGGCTGCACTGGCAGCCGCTTCGCAGCTTCCGTACGTTTGCAACTGGATCGCCGGCGACACAGCCTATTGTGGCAAGAGATTTTCCACGTCCGAAGAGCTGTTGCAGCATTTGAGAAGTCACACGACCAGCTCGACCAGCGCCGCTACGGATCCTTCAGCCGCCGCGTTGTCTCTGCTGTCTCCCTCGGTTGGATTGCCACCGACCCATCCATTGTTTTCCAGGACTTACCCCACGCCACCGTTGAGCCCGCTAGCAACCGCGCGTTATCACCCTTACGGAAAATCTTCTACATTATTACCACCGTCCTTATCGTCACTGGGTCTACCGCTTCCACCGCCGCATTCGCACACACCTGCAGGATTACCACCGTATTTCTCCCCGTATTCGTTGTACGGTGCTCCCCGCCTTGGCGCCGCCTCCGGTCTGCCCCAATGA